A region of Planctomycetia bacterium DNA encodes the following proteins:
- a CDS encoding zf-HC2 domain-containing protein, giving the protein MHPDAELLSGYLDGELTPAERAVVEQLLAKDAKAGELLADLRGIRTDLQQVPKVQLPEQFANEVLRSAERLMLLGPAELTPSAQAEIDSAQSELAPRAARRHLWSSPAWFITGAAVAVLLMFALGPWRGGPGRQIAQRPSPPSDVVAAKNGEGAAGSTSPDVAGTATQGQPIVERTARRDASVETVTNVTNGDADVAPVSPTHDSPAVAELSPDATGGERKRDPFGTIISCEVDRKAIANGAVDQLLALHQIVLVGKSRDGGEIEQLVEDVVYVEATPEQLAKVLEDMAKEPNTFKSPVMQMTLGVFRDPALWSEMLDADAENDGAAHDEAVAASKGARAVHFKPSPNQAKALVIEEPTQDQLLAMGALLAGQAPPDGGANGNQQPKVDNGLVRAVFILHVTP; this is encoded by the coding sequence ATGCATCCTGACGCCGAACTTTTGAGCGGTTACCTGGACGGGGAACTCACCCCGGCCGAGCGCGCCGTCGTCGAACAACTGCTGGCCAAAGACGCCAAGGCCGGCGAGCTGTTAGCCGACCTCCGGGGAATCCGGACCGACTTGCAGCAGGTGCCAAAGGTCCAGCTGCCTGAACAGTTTGCGAACGAGGTGTTACGGTCCGCCGAGCGACTGATGCTGCTCGGTCCGGCGGAGTTGACGCCCTCCGCCCAAGCGGAGATCGACTCCGCTCAATCCGAATTGGCGCCGCGCGCGGCCCGCCGTCATCTGTGGAGCTCACCAGCCTGGTTTATCACCGGTGCGGCCGTCGCGGTGCTGTTAATGTTCGCCCTTGGTCCCTGGCGCGGCGGCCCGGGGAGGCAAATCGCCCAGCGGCCATCGCCGCCGTCGGATGTGGTCGCCGCGAAGAACGGCGAGGGCGCGGCAGGCAGTACGTCTCCAGACGTAGCGGGTACCGCGACGCAAGGTCAGCCGATCGTAGAGCGGACTGCCAGGCGGGACGCCAGCGTGGAAACGGTCACGAACGTGACCAACGGCGATGCGGATGTAGCTCCGGTCAGTCCGACTCATGATTCGCCGGCCGTGGCGGAGCTGTCGCCGGACGCGACGGGCGGCGAACGGAAGCGAGACCCGTTCGGAACCATCATCAGCTGCGAGGTCGATCGGAAGGCGATTGCCAATGGCGCGGTTGACCAATTGCTCGCCCTGCATCAGATCGTGCTGGTTGGGAAATCGAGAGACGGCGGGGAGATCGAGCAACTGGTTGAGGACGTCGTCTATGTGGAGGCGACGCCGGAACAACTCGCGAAAGTTCTCGAGGACATGGCCAAGGAGCCCAACACCTTCAAATCCCCCGTTATGCAGATGACGCTGGGCGTGTTCCGCGATCCCGCGCTCTGGAGTGAAATGCTCGACGCGGATGCGGAGAACGACGGCGCGGCCCACGACGAAGCGGTCGCGGCGTCCAAAGGGGCCCGGGCAGTGCATTTCAAACCGAGCCCCAACCAGGCCAAGGCGCTGGTGATCGAAGAGCCGACGCAGGATCAACTCTTGGCGATGGGGGCCCTGTTAGCTGGCCAGGCGCCGCCGGACGGCGGCGCCAATGGCAATCAGCAGCCGAAAGTCGATAACGGCCTCGTCCGGGCCGTGTTCATTCTCCACGTGACGCCGTAA
- the hisH gene encoding imidazole glycerol phosphate synthase subunit HisH → MIAIVDYQMGNLRSVQKGFERVGHAAEIVDDPAALEKADKIVLPGVGAFGDAIAELRRRELVKPIRNAIDAGKPFLGICLGLQMLFDVGYEGGTHEGLGILRGEVRRFELPAEYKVPHMGWNNCQIRRPAPVLKGIAEGTHVYFVHSYYVVPTDPSLVAIETDYGGPFCAAVWRDNLFATQFHPEKSQDQGLRMLKNFAEL, encoded by the coding sequence ATGATTGCCATCGTCGACTACCAGATGGGGAACCTCCGCAGCGTCCAAAAGGGATTTGAGCGGGTCGGACACGCGGCCGAGATCGTTGACGATCCGGCCGCCCTCGAAAAAGCCGACAAAATCGTCCTGCCCGGCGTGGGCGCCTTCGGCGACGCCATCGCCGAATTGCGCCGCCGGGAGCTGGTCAAGCCCATTCGGAACGCCATCGACGCCGGCAAGCCGTTCCTGGGGATCTGCCTCGGGCTGCAAATGTTGTTCGACGTCGGTTACGAAGGGGGAACGCACGAAGGTCTTGGCATCCTCCGGGGCGAGGTCCGGCGGTTCGAACTGCCGGCGGAATACAAAGTCCCGCACATGGGCTGGAACAATTGCCAAATTCGCCGCCCGGCCCCCGTCTTGAAAGGGATCGCGGAGGGAACGCACGTTTACTTCGTGCATTCCTACTATGTCGTCCCAACAGACCCGTCGCTCGTAGCGATCGAAACCGATTACGGCGGGCCATTTTGCGCCGCCGTCTGGCGCGACAATCTCTTCGCCACGCAGTTTCACCCGGAAAAAAGTCAGGACCAGGGCCTCCGCATGCTGAAGAACTTTGCGGAGCTGTAA